The Meriones unguiculatus strain TT.TT164.6M chromosome 13 unlocalized genomic scaffold, Bangor_MerUng_6.1 Chr13_unordered_Scaffold_33, whole genome shotgun sequence DNA segment GAATGCTTCCATGACTTTGAGGATGATTGTGAGGAGCAAAttttccacattggttacattcataaggtttctctccagtatgtcttCATGTTATAGGAAATTACTATCCTGTCAAAatactttatcacattggttacattcatacaATTTCCAGTGTGCATTCTTCTATGTGCATGCAGATTATTATGGCATACAAAGGTTTtaacacattggttacattcatagggtttcactccagaaagtgttcttgttcaagatgactcttacatgaaaagactttagGACATTGAcaatattcataaggattttctgcaacatggatttttatgtattaggaaatGACTGTGTTGTACAAAGGTGATTCCACACTGCTTATATTCATAAGGTTGTTCTCCAGGATGTGTTCATTTTGTCTTTAGAGACGATTCGGGAAATGCATAGACTTTATCACATTGGGTACATTcaaaagatttctctccagtgtgagttctttcatgtgctACCAGATGActattctgtgcaaaggctttaccacactggttgcattcataaggtttctctccagtgtgcattCTCTTATGTTTTAGGAGATTACCCTTATGTGTAAAtgctttaccacaatggttacattcataaggtttctctccactgtgagttcttttatgtagcagGAGAGTACTGTtacatgaaaaggctttaccacactgattacattcataaggtttctctccagtgtgagttcttttatgtatttggagaatGCTGTTacgtgcaaaagctttaccacattggttacactcataaggtttctctccagtgtgagttcttttatgtatttggagactactgttacatgcaaaggatttaccacaatggttacattcataaggtttctctccagtgtgagttcttttatgtattagaagaGTACttctctgtgcaaaggctttaccgcattggttacattcataaggtttctctccagtgtgagttcttttatgtattaggagatcactgttacatgcaaaggctttaccacactgattacattcataaggtttctctccagtgtgacttcttttatgtattaggagattactgttacatgcaaaagctttaccacactgattacattcataaggtttctctccagtgtgacttcttttatgtattaggagattactgttacatgcaaaggttttaccacactgattacattcataaggtttctctccagtgtgtgttcttttatgtcttcggaaatcactgttagatgcaaacGCTTTTCCACATTCGTTACATTCATatgttttctctccagtgtgaattcctttatgtactttgagactactgttacatgcaaaggctttaccacgttggttacattcatgagttTTCTCTCCTATATGTGTCCTTTTACGTCTTAGAACAAGACTGTTATTTGCAAAGGTGTTATCATGTTCgttacattcatagtgatcctcaCCAGTATGCGCACTTTTATATGTGTAGGGAcacctgtgatgtgcaaagacttcgtcatattgagtatcttcagggtgTTTGTCtccactatgactgttttcatacctgcaaagataatcaGCACATacgaaagctttaccacattcattgcaCTAAAGAATGCTATTGTCTATGTGACTTAATTTTTCAATTCGGTGGGAAGGTAA contains these protein-coding regions:
- the LOC132650797 gene encoding zinc finger protein 431-like; its protein translation is MGSKAYRNMDRLLPCQDALTYDDVHVNFTREEWALLDPSQKSLYKDVMLETYWNLFAIGYSWEGHNMEEYCQPYRRHARYENSHSGDKHPEDTQYDEVFAHHSLVLRRKRTHIGEKTHECNQRGKAFACNSSLKVHKGIHTGEKTYECNECGKAFASNSDFRRHKRTHTGEKPYECNQCGKTFACNSNLLIHKRSHTGEKPYECNQCGKAFACNSNLLIHKRSHTGEKPYECNQCGKAFACNSDLLIHKRTHTGEKPYECNQCGKAFAQRSTLLIHKRTHTGEKPYECNHCGKSFACNSSLQIHKRTHTGEKPYECNQCGKAFARNSILQIHKRTHTGEKPYECNQCGKAFSCNSTLLLHKRTHSGEKPYECNHCGKAFTHKGNLLKHKRMHTGEKPYECNQCGKAFAQNSHLVAHERTHTGEKSFECTQCDKVYAFPESSLKTK